Proteins co-encoded in one Lacerta agilis isolate rLacAgi1 chromosome 6, rLacAgi1.pri, whole genome shotgun sequence genomic window:
- the LOC117047835 gene encoding LOW QUALITY PROTEIN: DNA-directed RNA polymerases I and III subunit RPAC2-like (The sequence of the model RefSeq protein was modified relative to this genomic sequence to represent the inferred CDS: inserted 1 base in 1 codon; deleted 1 base in 1 codon) has protein sequence MGDKEDRKKPQVLQXGTDKNCFTFVFHNEDHTLGNSPQYMIVKNPDVEFCGYSITHPSERKINLRIQTKGGLPAVDMFQKGLEDLMGVCQHILSKFEASVEEYNAQKDVTMEEAWS, from the exons ATGGGGGACAAGGAGGACAGGAAGAAGCCGCAAGTGCTGC ATGGGACAGATAAGAACTGTTTTACGTTTGTGTTCCACAATGAGGACCACACCCTTGGCAACTCTCCTCAATACATGATCGTG AAAAACCCTGATGTGGAGTTCTGTGGATATAGCATCACCCATccttctgaaagaaaaataaacctcCGCATCCAGACCAAAGGAGGCCTACCGGCTGTTGATATGTTCCAGAAGGGGCTGGAGGATCTCATGGGTGTCTGCCAGCACATACTCAGCAAATTTGAGGCAAGCGTGGAAGAGTACAATGCCCAGAAGGATGTGACTATGGAGGAAGCATGGTCTTGA